The region TTGTGGAGTCATGGTAAGGACGATATCTATCCTCATATTGCGTTGGGATGAAGTTCCTAAGGCTGAAGTTGATGAATTGTGGTAAAACATTAAGGTATTTCTATGATCCTGTTAATTGTACTTTCAtttaattcatatatatatatatatatatatatatgtgtgtgtgtgtgtgtgtgtgttactaATATTTATTGTAAAAAAACAGAAACATTGGAATATAGAAGATGATAGGCACAAAAAACAAGTACTAAAAATTTGCAATCAGGCATGGAAGGCTTACAAGAGAAGGCTTGTTACCGAATACCTAAAGAAGGGTAAAAATCCATACCTAGACGAGCCTACATGGAACGCTTTTGTTCAACTCAAAACATCACCGAGCTTCCAGGTTTTGCTTACTTTACCCCTCTTTATATGATAATAGGACATTGTAATATTTCTAATTCTGCTACTTCTTTCCAGGAAATAAGCAACAAAGCTACAGAGACTACAAAGTTGAATAAGTATCCGCCTCGGATAGGCCCACGTGGTTATGGTGTTATGAAACCTGAATGGGAAAAAGAGATGGAGTCTGGTGATTCAACAGAGCTCCATAATATAAGAAGTGAACGTGCAAGAAATTTTATCCTTGCTAGGTTAAAACATGATCCCACAGGGATATACTCGTTACCTACTGATCTCTAATCCTTGGCATCTGAATTGGTAAGTTAAGTATTCATtttgtaatgttatcatttataTTAAAACTATTTATGATTTAATTACCCTTGCAATTTTATTTGGACTAACAGATTGAAAAAGATACCCAATTATCTCATGGAGATTGGTTTCCTGGACCTGAAGCCGATGTGCTTACAGAGGTGTTAGGACCCGAGCATCCAGGTCGTACGAGGTCTGTTGGGCACAATGTTGGCTTGAgacaatccatgcctatgattgATAAGAAAAAAAGGAAGAGCCATGATAAATGTAACTTGGAAGATATTAAGGAGAAGATGAAGATCGAGGTTGAGGCTATGATGGAAGCCAAGATAGAAGAGATGAATGATCAGATTGAAGAGATGAAAACATATATGCATTATTTTCTCTCAAAGAATGAAGGCATACACATTACCAGTCCGGTGTTGAAGAAAAATAGTGTTGTCTCGACTGTATCAGATGAGTTGGATGGGATAAAGGTAATCATGTGTTTTTTTCTTATATACAAGATATTTGATCATATATTAACATATACATTATATGTTTGCAGACTCCTACTGCTTGCGAATTAGTGATACCATACAGCGCGATGAACTAGAAATATGCAAAAGGGATGGTCTTTCCATATGGGAATGTACAAATACATTCGGTTCCTTTAAATGCAAATCATTTGAGGGTATTCATAGACAAGATCTATGACCAATTTGATTGTATCCCTCTTCCTGTCTCAACCAAAGAAGCGAGTAAGCTGATGAGGTGCTTCATGGTATAGTTCAGTGGCCAAGGAATGCAATTAAGATCATTCAGGTACATAGAATTatcattaacattttttagtaTTAGAGTAATAAATAGTTGCGCAAACATCTAACTTGTTAACAGTCCTCACAGTTCAAGCCAAATGTTGAACAAGATAAACAATGTTTCCTCTCTACCGGTAGCTATCGACTCGGTAATTTCTCCAACCTTATTAGttattatatgtatatgttaAATTGTACCAATATGTGATAATCAAACAATTTTTTAATGTTCATACAAAAACAAAGCAACCTCGCATAACTAAGAGTGTGCAAGTGATCTCAAAGGGTGTTCTGAAGaagacccagccaacaaaggcaAGTTTGATACCACATACTTCTAATAAGCAAGTCGAGCTAGAAAAAATGCCCCTACTCATGAGAAGAATGTATAGATATTTGATGAATTGTGAAGCTCCTTATGATGCGATTTATGTTGAAGCCGAACTAGGGATCCTTGGAGCTAAGAAAATTGAAACATACATTTACCCCGAGGAGATTTTACGTCTGTTAGTAAACAGTGGCTTGATATTAGTGTCATAACTTGGTTTCAAATGTAAGTACAAATAATaatgtttaaattatttttgtttatagtCTTTACATTTATAATGTATATGTTTTGGTTTGTAGCATGTTACATTCAATGCTTGAAACATGTGGTGGGAATAAAGTGAACAAATGTGCTTTCATTTCCCGGAGTGAGATTCAGGCAATGGTATGTGAGTCAAATTGTGAGGGTGTTGTAAGTTACATTGTTGATGCAATGCGCTTCCATGAAGACAAACAGTTTTTTGTCGCACCCTATTGGCAAGGGTATTGAATCTTACTGCTTTGATTTTTATTGGCTTTACTTCTTTATTGTGTATACTAAAATGTATTAAGATTACTAGATTGCATTTGATGCTGCTAGTAATCTGCCCTAACCAAGGCATAGGGTATGTCTTGGATTCTCTAAAAAATCCGAATGAGAAGCCCGTGGAGAACTACATAGTCGTGAAATATGTCGAAGAGTAagaaatctttttgtattttcgACTGTTATTtctttctatgtttttttttttttgtaatcttCATTTTAGGGCTGTGGAAAGGCTTAAGGAAGATATCGACACAACAAATTCAATGAATTGGACACTCGTTGAGGTAAAAGTACTTTATGGGTACCCTGAACCTGCttcttgttaatttttttttaataaaaactaatACCTGGAACACGGAACCTGTTGTTCCATCATCAGATCAAAACCATAGGTTCAAAGTAAAGTTCTCTAATCCTTTATTGTTCATATTTGTAGTGCAACCAACAACCATCAGGTTGGGAGTGCGGTTTTTACGTCATGAGATGGATGTTTGAGTTCGTGTTGACTCGACAAAATGAATTCCCAAACAAAGTATCTTAAATCTTTGTGCAATTTGTCTAATATGTTAAACATTCTTTATTaagttataatttattttttaatctatatATAGAACAACTAGAACGATAAAAATCCGTTTCCGGATTGGGTGTTAAATGAAATCATCGTTATGTAGAGTTCAAGGTTTGAGAGTAAGTATTTGAGTCAAGTGCCCCTTTGAAAGGTTAGTTATTCTTACCTAATTGTTTATTATACCATTTTGCTTTAATGTACTTGATTATTATAACATTGCACTTGCATTTCATTTTATACAACATTGTACCTAAAAAAACTCATGAAGACATTGTACTTTTAAAAATGAACCTACTGTAGCATCGTACTTTCAAATCTTTATCTTATTAGGACGTTAAACTACGAAAAATATATATTGTAAAAAAATACTTTGAATTTGGAGGATCTTGCTATTATGGGATATATGTCTCAATGTATAACAATAGGAAGAAATGATAGTAAGATGTCTTAATAAACAAATGAATGACTATGTTGCTATTTCCTGCAATAAACTTAGTTTTTTCTTCTCATGAGAGTTATATGTTCCCTTTTTTTCATTAGTTGCAACTTTTAGTTTCTTTTCTTCTCTTATGTGGCAGGTATGTGGCTGCAATTATGGAGTTTGACATCTACCAGATGCATCTATTtgtctttttatatatttaattttcatTGATTAGGATGGAAAAATTTGGTTTATTGCAAATTATGTTTGAATTGGATATTGTTAATTTTAGAAATTAATGACTAATCATGCTTTTGTTTTGACTTTTATATACATTCTGATTGTTCATGAAATGTTTGTGTGTATAAATTATTTATAGAcatgttttttttaatagaaaattgtcattattatatttaatttatgaaatatatttatttagaaTGTCCTTAGGCAATAAGAAACCGtactttaaaatattttataaggaATACGGTTACATTGAAAGAGTAGTATTCTATGTGTTTCGTTAAAGAATAAGGCTATTTTTAAAAAACCCTAAAACCGTATTTTATAATGATTATAGAGTATTGGTTTTGCAACCGTATCATATTATCTTAAAAACCGTACTTTATTATGATTGTAGAGTACGGTTTTGCAACTGTACTATATTATCTAGAAAACCGTACTATATAATGATTATAGAGTACGGTTTTACAACCGTATTGTATTACATGTTCGAATAGGAAACCCCCATATAGACTAAGGCTGCAAAACCGTATTCTATGTTTCGTTTTAACGATATTCTATGTGTTATTTTGTAGTAGTGGGaatgtataaatattaaataaaaataataatttactcAACATACACACAATCATACATAAACACACTCATACATAGTTTAACGTTTTGAACCATGTATGCGGTGTTTCTTTAGCATCCTTCATGTCTAATCAAGAAACTAGTTTTGTAACTCTTGGACAACATGTTCTTGCAAGTCATCTAAAGTAAGTTCAAAATTCttttaaaaagtattttttttatcccagggttaattttgtcattttgtttttttttaaactatatTCAGGGTTAGCATGCATTATGGACATTCCGATGTGTTTGATAAAATGGTCCGTATAACTCGAGGTGGTATTAGTAAAGCCTCTCGTGTCATCAACATTaatgaagatatatatatatatatatatatatatatatatatatatatatatatatatatatatattcactctttatttcctattttcttatttttcatGATATATCTTAATATAATTAAGGTGGATTAGTGGGCTACATTCTTCTAAGTGTTAGTAGTTAGTTCATGGCCATTTCATGGCTTTTTGCTCCTTATTTGTTCAATCCATCTTGCTTCGAGTGGCAGAAG is a window of Lactuca sativa cultivar Salinas chromosome 1, Lsat_Salinas_v11, whole genome shotgun sequence DNA encoding:
- the LOC111916714 gene encoding uncharacterized protein LOC111916714, with protein sequence MLHSMLETCGGNKVNKCAFISRSEIQAMVCESNCEGVVSYIVDAMRFHEDKQFFVAPYWQGLHLMLLVICPNQGIGYVLDSLKNPNEKPVENYIVVKYVEEAVERLKEDIDTTNSMNWTLVECNQQPSGWECGFYVMRWMFEFVLTRQNEFPNKNN